A window of the Helianthus annuus cultivar XRQ/B chromosome 4, HanXRQr2.0-SUNRISE, whole genome shotgun sequence genome harbors these coding sequences:
- the LOC110868513 gene encoding respirasome Complex Assembly Factor 1, with the protein MSIKEKKSTKLKQHQNGHLSPFKFAKLLDPEADWDKDQLGDVLHWIRQIVALVCGLLWGAFPLVGGIWIVAFLLISSGIIYGYYTIILQVDEEEFGGHGLLLQEGLFASFTLFLLGLDPSIQLGILLMFQDCDTCRVVGTPHLQNLGICLHDM; encoded by the exons ATGAGTATCAAAGAGAAGAAATCTACAAAGTTAAAACAGCATCAGAACGGTCACTTATCTCCGTTCAAATTTGCCAAATTGCTCGATCCGGAAGCTGATTGGGACAAG GATCAATTAGGAGACGTACTTCATTGGATTCGGCAAATAGTGGCCCTTGTATGCGGGTTACTCTGGGGTGCGTTTCCTTTGGTTGGGGGTATCTGGATTGTTGC GTTTTTGCTTATTTCGTCTGGTATCATCTATGGATATTACACGATCATCCTCCAGGTTGACGAAGAAGAATTTGGTGGTCATGGACTGCTTCTCCAAgagggtctttttgcttctttcaCCCTCTTTCTG TTGGGCTTGGACCCTAGTATACAGCTTGGCATACTTCTGATGTTTCAAGATTGTGACACTTGTCGAGTAGTCGGTACTCCCCATCTTCAAAATTTGGGGATTTGTTTACACGACATGTGA